Proteins from a single region of Leuconostoc gasicomitatum LMG 18811:
- a CDS encoding phosphoglycerate dehydrogenase, whose amino-acid sequence MNKTVAIPKGLAEIGKKYLKDNDINIVELASFSDDEILKKAKDVDGIILMTDPFNNAIVQHLPNLKIVARHGVGYDNVDYSFLETKGIWVTITPNANADTVAEVTIAEIFDMSKNITAIAEKMRLGDFNYKNNHLGFDLAGKTLGVAGYGRIGKKVAQKADALGMKVIIYDPFVTQTTVGTLVSKDELLSDADIITLHMAVTDDTNNFIDSVALKSMKTSSYLVNLGRGALVDQEALINSLKNHEISGAALDVFDQEPLPLTNDLYTLDNVLLTPHIASNTVNAMNRMALDSAKEVVKVLSNENPTWPVNRIN is encoded by the coding sequence TGTTGAGTTAGCATCATTTTCTGATGATGAAATTTTGAAAAAGGCAAAAGATGTGGACGGTATCATATTAATGACAGATCCATTTAATAATGCTATTGTCCAACATTTGCCAAATTTAAAAATTGTTGCGCGACATGGAGTGGGCTACGATAACGTTGATTATTCTTTTCTGGAGACCAAAGGAATTTGGGTCACAATAACGCCAAACGCTAATGCAGACACTGTTGCTGAAGTAACAATAGCCGAAATTTTTGACATGTCGAAAAATATCACAGCTATTGCCGAAAAAATGAGGCTGGGTGATTTTAACTATAAAAATAATCATTTAGGCTTCGATTTAGCTGGAAAAACGCTTGGCGTTGCAGGATATGGCCGCATTGGTAAAAAAGTGGCACAAAAAGCTGATGCTTTAGGTATGAAGGTTATTATTTACGATCCATTTGTTACCCAGACAACCGTTGGCACGTTAGTTAGTAAAGACGAACTTTTATCCGATGCAGATATTATCACATTGCATATGGCAGTTACTGATGATACAAATAACTTTATTGATAGTGTTGCTTTAAAAAGCATGAAAACATCCAGCTACCTTGTCAATCTTGGTCGTGGTGCATTAGTAGATCAAGAAGCACTAATTAATTCACTAAAAAATCATGAGATTAGTGGTGCTGCTTTAGATGTTTTTGATCAAGAACCATTACCTTTAACTAATGATTTGTACACACTAGATAATGTGTTGTTAACACCACACATAGCTTCTAATACAGTTAATGCTATGAATAGAATGGCACTTGATTCAGCAAAAGAAGTCGTCAAAGTTCTTTCTAACGAAAATCCCACTTGGCCAGTTAATCGAATCAATTAA
- a CDS encoding LacI family DNA-binding transcriptional regulator, translated as MKNNKTMRDVADLAQVSKTTVSRYINGHTERMSAKTQQKIEETILAIGYRVNSHAQSLAQKRTFLIGMVVADMTNMFSSLLFNGADEIAHNKNYQIILMTSSNSINREEQQINKLLDMRVDGIILQPINKDATQYNYLKSNGTHTIIVDRSIKPSIWPEVLTDNYKYSHIMTEYIYRKGYKKILVISEQVDDNNSRITRIKAAQDVALKQNIDFDIIEMHHDMKDSDIYDLLMEKTNLLQDKVAIYVIKGDLLLKIVKILISFDISFPEQLGIAAFDDWVISELINPPITTIRQDATTMGKVAVSNLIEMIEHDIYPQQQTNISSELIIKRSL; from the coding sequence GTGAAAAATAATAAAACCATGCGTGATGTTGCTGATCTTGCTCAGGTGTCAAAAACAACTGTATCCAGATATATAAATGGTCATACAGAAAGAATGTCTGCTAAGACACAGCAAAAAATAGAAGAGACTATTTTGGCGATCGGATACCGTGTTAATTCTCATGCACAATCTCTTGCACAAAAAAGAACTTTTTTAATTGGCATGGTTGTAGCAGATATGACCAATATGTTTTCTTCTTTATTATTTAATGGCGCTGATGAAATAGCGCATAATAAAAACTATCAGATTATCTTAATGACCTCAAGTAATTCTATTAATAGGGAAGAACAACAAATTAATAAATTACTAGATATGCGAGTTGATGGTATTATTTTACAACCAATTAACAAGGACGCCACGCAATATAATTATCTAAAATCTAATGGTACTCACACGATCATTGTTGATAGAAGCATTAAGCCCTCAATTTGGCCAGAAGTTCTAACTGACAACTATAAGTACTCCCATATTATGACGGAATACATTTATCGAAAAGGATATAAAAAAATACTGGTCATAAGTGAGCAAGTGGACGATAATAACTCCCGAATAACTAGAATTAAGGCTGCACAGGATGTGGCATTAAAACAAAATATAGATTTTGATATTATTGAAATGCATCATGATATGAAAGATTCAGATATTTACGACCTATTAATGGAGAAAACAAATCTTCTTCAGGACAAAGTTGCCATATATGTCATAAAGGGTGATTTACTATTGAAAATTGTAAAAATATTAATCTCCTTTGACATATCTTTCCCAGAACAGCTTGGCATAGCAGCTTTTGATGATTGGGTTATTTCGGAATTAATTAACCCACCAATCACAACTATACGACAAGATGCAACCACAATGGGAAAAGTTGCCGTGTCTAATTTAATTGAAATGATAGAACATGACATTTACCCGCAACAACAAACAAATATATCTAGTGAATTAATCATTAAACGATCACTGTAG